One window of Bos indicus isolate NIAB-ARS_2022 breed Sahiwal x Tharparkar chromosome 18, NIAB-ARS_B.indTharparkar_mat_pri_1.0, whole genome shotgun sequence genomic DNA carries:
- the LOC109571835 gene encoding cationic amino acid transporter 3-like: MFAGLIRSWRGADTIKESDGLKIHLSATELVFLGVGRYLGGGLYITVGAVAKYVAGPAIVICFLVAGLSSLLSRLCYVEFDARVPCSSSAYVCSYVTMGQLWAFIVGWNIILLFLIATACTASAWRYAFDSLTGDLISQALEGTFPLHVPYLLATYADFFALGLVLLLAVFTGINILVLSFTIVSGFIKGDLNNWKLTNQGYTLATAVFLYSLGPPGAGGFVPFDFEGVVRGAATCFYAFVGFADITTRERGDLKPQRSISLFSLLMCFLAYFAVSAALTLTVPYHQIHHYSPLPEAFLHVGWGPARHVVAVGVLCALTSSLLGDMFPMFQLIRAMAEDGLLFQGLARVCGHTKIPIMAIMSSGNLAGIMALLFEFSDIANLMAVASLLAYSMVSFSVLVLRYQPDQNLSKSEKMEEETEMECVFEGSPLESEPEAGTSNILKSLWFPTSTTLTQKSVQIVYGCAFLLVLLLTILGLILAQWPTRVFSGDAVLTTVAVLLLLMITGVMVIIWRQPQSPSPLMFRLSQQTELLEEVDEEDTFSFILFHPFVQGWMQV, encoded by the exons ATGTTCGCTGGTTTGATCAGAAGCTGGCGAGGGGCAGACACCATAAAGGAGTCTGATGGTCTCAAGATTCATCTGAGTGCCACAGAACTGGTGTTCTTGGGTGTGGGCAGATACCTGGGAGGTGGCCTGTACATCACGGTTGGTGCAGTGGCCAAGTACGTAGCTGGACCAGCGATTGTCATCTGCTTCTTGGTGGCCGGCCTGTCTTCTCTGCTGTCGAGGCTCTGCTATGTGGAGTTTGACGCCCGGGTACCATGCTCCTCTTCTGCGTATGTCTGCAGCTACGTCACGATGGGGCAGCTCTGGGCCTTCATCGTTGGCTGGAACATCatactgttatttttaattg CCACTGCGTGTACAGCCAGTGCCTGGAGGTACGCCTTTGACAGCCTCACTGGGGACCTCATCTCTCAGGCATTGGAGGGAACTTTCCCTCTGCATGTGCCCTACTTGCTGGCCACGTATGCAGACTTTTTCGCACTGGGCCTGGTGCTGCTGCTTGCGG TGTTCACGGGCATCAACATTTTGGTTCTCAGCTTCACCATTGTCTCTGGCTTCATTAAGGGAGACCTGAACAACTGGAAGCTCACGAATCAGGGCTACACACTGGCCACAGCTGTATTCTTGTATAG CTTGGGCCCTCCAGGTGCTGGAGGGTTTGTGCCTTTTGACTTTGAGGGGGTCGTCCGAGGAGCAGCTACGTGTTTCTATGCATTTGTCGGTTTTGCTGACATTACCACCAGAG AGAGAGGAGACCTAAAGCCTCAGCGCTCCATCTCCCTCTTCTCACTCCTCATGTGCTTTTTGGCATATTTTGCTGTCTCAGCGGCACTCACCCTCACGGTGCCCTACCACCAGATTCATCACTACAGCCCCTTGCCCGAGGCTTTTCTCCACGTTGGCTGGGGCCCTGCCAGACATGTTGTGGCTGTTGGCGTCCTCTGTGCTCTTACGTCCAG CCTCCTGGGTGACATGTTCCCCATGTTTCAGTTAATTCGTGCAATGGCAGAGGATGGGCTCCTTTTCCAGGGACTTGCCCGGGTCTGTGGTCACACAAAAATCCCCATCATGGCTATCATGTCTTCTGGAAACCTTGCAG GGATCATGGCATTACTTTTTGAGTTCAGCGACATTGCAAACCTCATGGCAGTTGCGTCCCTGCTTGCTTACTCCATGGTGTCCTTCTCGGTCCTTGTTCTCAG GTACCAGCCAGATCAGAATTTAAGTAAGAGtgagaaaatggaagaagaaactgagatggAGTGTGTATTTGAAGGAAGTCCTTTGGAATCTGAACCTGAAGCAGGAACCTCAAACATTCTAAAGAGCCTGTGGTTCCCTACCAGCACCACCCTCACCCAGAAATCTGTCCAGATTGTCTATGGATGTGCCTTCCTGCTTG TTCTTCTGCTGACCATCCTGGGCCTGATCCTGGCTCAGTGGCCCACACGTGTGTTCTCTGGAGACGCCGTGCTCACAACAGTggctgtactgctgctgctgatgatCACTGGGGTCATGGTCATCATCTGGAGGCAGCCCCAGAGCCCAAGTCCTCTTATGTTCAGG CTCTCCCAGCAAACAGAACTCCTTGAAGAAGTGGACGAGGAGGACACCTTCTCCTTTATCCTCTTCCATCCCTTTGTGCAAGGCTGGATGCAGGTGTGA